A window of the Fusarium poae strain DAOMC 252244 chromosome 3, whole genome shotgun sequence genome harbors these coding sequences:
- a CDS encoding hypothetical protein (TransMembrane:8 (o32-52i103-124o144-163i175-196o224-246i356-379o409-432i485-505o)~BUSCO:4426at5125): protein MASADDIATTLLRGAARDDLPLADYILRKTQYLYALILLTAFISGAAWYSVVNSKKEEDQVHSTIKGPGGKPLPITKTKSTRADGDRKIGPGFGRTAKNVFRYLAFVVFSTYVASAGFMFYHAFWFEDPYNWSQEGLPWAGEWSVVHVTGALFFYLYILISLFDWRKGPNIVHFVVWILGFTGEVVIFSTTAVAAADCHFFRSVKNSGSEKDGNCVDYWTKVDLVFYFVRILHLLALIGVFSLAWIRKARGLDDRKIEEAHPAESTPLLNGHRRSYDTNGQLANGHTPNGRETNGRRGRGRTISNAHKTPSFPKKEEPAAFYRPEKLPHKTWWEYFKGYSLFFPYLWPKDSVKLQINVLICFILVMLQRLVNVAVPMAVKKVVNDLEEVIKLVQSGERLSMDNFPLKDFLILGLLWILQGQSGLLGSLRSILWIPVSQYSYRGLTTAAFNHVHSLSLDFHLSKRTGEVLSALNKGSSINQFLEQVTFQVFPMLFDLFLAISVFYYQYGPLYAEINLVDTCWYLYMTIKMASTRADQRREMTNADREEEAVKNDSISSYETVKYFNAEEFESRRYQSKVAVFQGAEAKVQMGMMMMNICQTVVFNLGRIIAALVCGWQVGMGLRTTGDWFMVVSYLTQLQGPLNFFGTFYRTVQQAMISGERLLELFKIQPTVVDTPHAVPLSKDFQGHVRWNNVSFSYDRRKPALRNISFECLPGTTTAFVGESGGGKSTLFRHMFRYYDCDEGSIELDGRNVKDLTINSVREAIGVVPQDTTLFNETLMYNLKYARPSATDEEVFAACQAASIHDRILSFPDQYNTQVGERGLRLSGGEKQRVAIARTILKDPRIIMLDEATSALDSHTEQEIQDNVWSIGQGRTLLIIAHRLSTITHADQIVVLNSGTIVEKGTHEELLAAKGRYASMWEKQIRAERALDVAREAQMKAAKAVRKAKMAPKRNSDAAIDSFGSPGSLSGTGSQGHGDDTHTSSSSSSDTESSHSEEHSRERERK, encoded by the exons ATGGCTTCCGCCGACGACATCGCGACCACTCTCCTTCGCGGTGCTGCCCGCGATGACCTACCTCTAGCCGACTATATCCTGCGCAAAACACAATACCTATACGCCCTCATCCTACTTACAGCTTTCATATCCGGTGCTGCTTGGTACAGCGTTGTCAACTCcaaaaaagaagaggatcAAGTACATTCCACGATCAAAGGCCCTGGAGGCAAGCCGTTACCCATCACCAAGACGAAGAGCACTCGCGCCGATGGTGATCGTAAGATTGGTCCCGGCTTCGGTCGTACCGCCAAGAATGTTTTCCGCTACCTCGCCTTTGTTGTCTTCTCGACCTATGTAGCCAGTGCTGGATTTATGTTTTATCATGCTTTCTGGTTTGAGGACCCTTACAACTGGTCCCAGGAGGGGCTTCCATGGGCTGGCGAATGGAGTGTT GTCCACGTTACCGGCGCTCTATTCTTCTACCTCTACATCCTCATCTCCCTCTTCGACTGGCGCAAAGGTCCCAACATTGTTCATTTCGTTGTTTGGATCTTGGGCTTCACTGGCGAGGTTGTTATATTCTCAACAACCGCAGTTGCTGCCGCTGATTGCCACTTTTTCCGATCTGTTAAAAATAGCGGCTCAGAAAAGGATGGAAACTGTGTCGATTATTGGACCAAAGTTGACCTCGTATTCTACTTCGTTAGAATCCTCCACCTACTCGCCTTGATTGGAGTTTTCAGCTTGGCGTGGATTCGTAAAGCTCGAGGCCTCGACGATAGGAAAATCGAAGAGGCTCACCCGGCTGAATCGACACCGCTCCTTAACGGGCATCGCCGGTCGTATGACACTAATGGCCAACTGGCTAACGGCCACACTCCCAACGGTCGGGAGACCAATGGACGCCGTGGACGCGGCAGAACCATTTCGAATGCACACAAGACGCCCAGTTTCCCTAAGAAGGAAGAACCTGCCGCCTTTTATCGACCCGAGAAGCTGCCACACAAGACATGGTGGGAGTATTTTAAGGGGTACTCTCTCTTTTTCCCTTACCTCTGGCCCAAGGACTCTGTCAAGCTTCAAATTAATGTCCTCATTTGCTTCATCTTGGTCATGTTGCAGCGCTTGGTCAACGTCGCTGTTCCGATGGCCGTCAAGAAGGTTGTGAATGATCTCGAAGAGGTGATAAAGCTAGTTCAGTCTGGAGAACGCCTCTCGATGGATAACTTTCCATTAAAGGATTTTCTGATCCTTGGGCTCCTGTGGATTCTGCAAGGTCAATCGGGACTTTTGGGCTCTCTCAGATCTATCCTGTGGATTCCAGTCTCACAATATTCTTACCGCGGACTAACAACAGCGGCTTTTAACCACGTCCACTCACTCAGTCTCGATTTCCATCTTTCCAAGCGCACTGGGGAAGTTCTGTCGGCACTCAACAAAGGCTCATCGATCAACCAATTCCTTGAACAGGTAACCTTTCAGGTTTTCCCTATGCTTTTCGATCTTTTTCTCGCCATCTCGGTTTTCTACTACCAATATGGACCGCTGTATGCTGAGATCAACCTTGTTGATACTTGTTGGTATCTTTACATGACCATCAAGATGGCATCGACTCGAGCGGATCAGCGCCGAGAGATGACAAATGCCGACCGCGAGGAAGAAGCTGTCAAAAACGACTCCATCTCTAGTTACGAAACCGTCAAATATTTCAATGCGGAGGAGTTTGAGTCACGTCGCTACCAAAGCAAGGTTGCTGTTTTCCAAGGCGCTGAAGCCAAGGTTCAGATGggcatgatgatgatgaatatCTGCCAGACTGTGGTTTTCAACCTCGGTAGAATCATCGCGGCATTGGTGTGCGGTTGGCAGGTCGGTATGGGTCTTCGTACCACTGGTGACTGGTTCATGGTTGTCTCTTACTTGACACAGCTCCAGGGACCCCTTAACTTCTTTGGTACTTTCTACAGGACGGTCCAGCAAGCCATGATCTCCGGTGAGAGATTACTCGAGCTTTTCAAAATCCAACCAACAGTGGTAGACACTCCTCATGCTGTTCCGCTAAGCAAGGATTTCCAAGGTCATGTGCGCTGGAACAATGTTAGCTTCTCGTATGACCGACGCAAGCCCGCGCTACGCAACATCTCTTTTGAATGTCTGCCTGGCACCACAACAGCTTTTGTCGGCGAGTCGGGCGGTGGCAAGTCGACATTGTTTCGCCACATGTTCCGCTACTACGATTGCGATGAGGGATCCATCGAACTGGACGGCCGCAATGTCAAAGATTTAACCATCAATTCGGTTAGAGAAGCGATTGGTGTCGTTCCTCAGGATACGACCCTCTTTAACGAGACACTGATGTATAATCTCAAGTATGCAAGGCCTTCTGCCACGGACGAAGAAGTCTTTGCCGCTTGCCAGGCAGCTAGCATCCATGACCGCATTCTCTCCTTCCCAGATCAATATAACACACAAGTTGGAGAACGTGGTCTCCGTCTGAGTGGTGGCGAAAAACAGCGGGTTGCGATCGCACGAACAATTCTCAAGGACCCTCGTATCATCATGTTGGACGAGGCCACATCCGCGCTGGACTCTCATACTGAACAAGAGATTCAAGACAACGTGTGGAGTATTGGACAGGGCCGTACTTTACTCATCATTGC ACACCGACTATCAACGATTACACACGCCGATCAGATCGTCGTTTTGAACTCCGGAACCATCGTCGAGAAGGGCACCCACGAGGAACTTCTGGCGGCCAAGGGACGATATGCCTCAATGTGGGAGAAGCAAATCAGAGCTGAACGTGCTTTGGATGTTGCTCGTGAGGCGCAAATGAAAGCCGCAAAAGCCGTCCGCAAGGCGAAGATGGCCCCCAAAAGGAACTCTGACGCTGCTATTGATAGCTTTGGATCACCCGGAAGCCTGTCTGGGACCGGCTCTCAAGGTCATGGGGATGACACACACACttcttcgtcctcatcctcggACACGGAATCAAGTCACAGCGAAGAGCACTCAAGAGAGCGCGAGCGCAAGTAA